The Thermoanaerobaculia bacterium nucleotide sequence TACAGCGATCTGCTGGTCAAGCGCGACGAGGTGCTCAAGAACCAGAAGGACTACGAAGAAGCGCTCGCCAACCGGGCGCGGATCGAGGTCGACTGGCTGCGCCGCGGCCCGAAGGCGCGGACCACGAAGTCGAAGGCACGGATCGACCGCGCCAACGACCTCCTGGGCGAGCTCGCCGACGTTCGCGGCCGCGCCGCCGGCCCGCGTGCGGGAATCGACTTCAAGGCCTCGGGTCGCGGCACGAAGCGCCTCCTCGAGGCGAAAGGGCTCGCCAAGGCGTTCGACGGCCGCACCATCTTCTCGGGGGTGGACCTGCTGCTCGGCCCGGGCACCCGGTTGGGCCTCCTCGGCCTGAACGGCAGCGGCAAGACGACGTTGCTCTCGCTCCTCGACGGCACGCTTCAGCCCGACGCCGGCGAGATCGAACGCGCCCCGTTCCTGAAGGTCATCCGCTTCGAGCAGGGGCGAGAGACGCTCGACAGGAAACTGACCCTGCGCCGGGCTCTTGCTCCGGACAGCGACTCAGTGATCCACCTGGGCGAGGTGGTGCACGTCGCCGCCTGGGCGAAGCGCTTCCTCTTCCGCACCGAACAGCTCGACACCCCCGTCGGGAGCCTCTCCGGCGGCGAGCAGGCGCGTATTCTCGTGGCGCGGCTGATGCTGCGCGAGGCCGACCTTCTCATCCTCGACGAGCCTACGAACGACCTCGACATCGCGACCCTCGAGGTGCTCGAGGAGAGCCTGCTCGAATTCCCCGGGGCGCTCGTCCTGGTCACCCACGACCGCTACCTCCTCGACCGCGTCTCGACCGGAATCCTGGCGATCGAGGACGGTCGGGCAGAGCACTACACCGACAGCGGACAGTGGGAAGAGGCGCGACGCGTGAAGCACCTCGCCGAGCTCGGCGGTGGCCCGCCTGCGATCCGCAACAAGGAG carries:
- a CDS encoding ABC-F family ATP-binding cassette domain-containing protein produces the protein KKGVRVGYVEQDTRFPAESTAEEVVIQALAGEPLEEYEKEARAARTLGRLGFRDRSERELPVGALSGGWKKRLAIACEVAREPDLLLLDEPTNHLDLEGILELEELLVEAAQAFVVVSHDRYFLENVSRRMLELDRVYPEGILSVDGTYSDLLVKRDEVLKNQKDYEEALANRARIEVDWLRRGPKARTTKSKARIDRANDLLGELADVRGRAAGPRAGIDFKASGRGTKRLLEAKGLAKAFDGRTIFSGVDLLLGPGTRLGLLGLNGSGKTTLLSLLDGTLQPDAGEIERAPFLKVIRFEQGRETLDRKLTLRRALAPDSDSVIHLGEVVHVAAWAKRFLFRTEQLDTPVGSLSGGEQARILVARLMLREADLLILDEPTNDLDIATLEVLEESLLEFPGALVLVTHDRYLLDRVSTGILAIEDGRAEHYTDSGQWEEARRVKHLAELGGGPPAIRNKESAARAATAAGGNRPGIGPAGRGMGPGGAKPAAKRLSYKDQREWDGMEAAIFAAEAELETCRKAAEDPAIAADAARLHERFAALAAAQAEVERLYARWAELEAKLA